A window of the Hyphomicrobiales bacterium 4NK60-0047b genome harbors these coding sequences:
- the ychF gene encoding redox-regulated ATPase YchF, whose product MGFKCGIVGLPNVGKSTLFNALTQTASAEAANFPFCTIEPNVGDVCVPDERLDKLAYIAESKEILPTRLTFVDIAGLVKGASKGEGLGNQFLANIREVDAIAYVLRCFEDDNITHVEGKVDPLSDAETVETELMLADLESLEKRKTNLEKKAKGQDKEAIALLKIIEKVLAKLQDGKPARETEIEDDERPLFRLLQLLTDKPIVYVANVDEDSADKGNELSKRVEDQAKAEGAAFVIISAKIESELSGLEDDERTEFLADLGLEEPGLNRLIRAGYGLLDLITYFTCGPKETRAWTIPQGTQAPQAAGVIHTDFEKGFIRAETIAYNDYVEFNGESGSKEKGKMRLEGKDYVVKDGDVLHFRFAN is encoded by the coding sequence ATGGGCTTTAAATGCGGGATTGTGGGCTTGCCTAATGTTGGTAAATCAACCCTTTTTAATGCGCTGACCCAAACAGCAAGTGCTGAAGCGGCGAACTTTCCTTTTTGCACCATTGAACCAAATGTTGGTGATGTCTGTGTTCCTGATGAACGTCTTGATAAGTTGGCATATATAGCAGAGTCTAAAGAGATCCTGCCAACACGGCTTACCTTTGTTGATATTGCTGGCCTTGTGAAAGGTGCTTCTAAGGGAGAAGGCCTTGGCAACCAGTTCCTTGCTAACATTCGCGAAGTTGATGCGATTGCTTATGTTCTTCGCTGTTTTGAAGATGATAATATTACGCACGTAGAAGGCAAGGTTGACCCTTTGTCTGACGCAGAGACTGTTGAAACTGAATTAATGCTTGCCGACCTTGAGAGCTTAGAGAAGCGCAAAACAAATTTAGAGAAAAAGGCCAAGGGGCAGGACAAAGAAGCGATTGCGCTTTTAAAAATTATCGAAAAAGTTTTGGCCAAATTGCAAGATGGCAAACCTGCTCGTGAAACTGAGATTGAAGATGATGAGCGTCCTCTTTTCCGCTTATTGCAACTTCTTACTGACAAGCCGATTGTTTATGTGGCGAATGTTGACGAAGACTCTGCTGACAAGGGTAATGAATTGTCTAAGCGAGTTGAAGATCAAGCGAAAGCGGAAGGTGCCGCATTTGTTATCATTTCGGCTAAGATTGAATCTGAACTATCAGGTTTAGAGGATGATGAGCGGACTGAATTCCTTGCAGATCTAGGGCTTGAGGAACCGGGACTAAACAGGCTTATTCGTGCAGGATATGGTCTACTTGACCTCATCACTTATTTTACCTGCGGTCCGAAAGAAACCCGTGCGTGGACCATCCCACAAGGAACACAAGCGCCGCAAGCGGCTGGTGTTATCCACACGGACTTTGAAAAAGGCTTTATCCGTGCTGAGACCATTGCTTACAATGACTATGTCGAATTTAACGGTGAGAGTGGCTCCAAGGAAAAAGGCAAGATGCGCTTAGAGGGCAAAGACTATGTTGTGAAGGACGGAGATGTGCTGCACTTTAGGTTTGCGAATTAA
- a CDS encoding 50S ribosomal protein L25/general stress protein Ctc, whose protein sequence is MSEFVELKASVRERVGKGAARAERREGLVPAVIYGDNKAPEAITLPYKEVYKQLHTGQFLATVFEIDVNGKKSQVLARDCQVHPVKDFPMHVDFLRIGKGTKVSVSVAVSFLNEDTCPGLKKGGALNVVRHELELTCAPNAIPEVIEIDLAEADIGSSIHISDVTLPEGVTSTITDRDFTVATIASSGPTEAEEDEAAAEAAEAEEADGEEAASE, encoded by the coding sequence ATGTCTGAATTTGTAGAACTTAAAGCATCGGTGCGTGAGCGTGTCGGCAAGGGGGCCGCTCGAGCTGAAAGACGCGAGGGACTTGTCCCTGCTGTTATTTATGGCGATAATAAAGCACCAGAAGCAATTACCCTGCCTTATAAAGAAGTTTATAAACAACTTCACACGGGCCAATTTTTGGCAACCGTTTTTGAAATTGATGTGAATGGTAAAAAATCACAAGTTTTGGCTCGTGATTGCCAAGTTCACCCTGTTAAAGATTTCCCAATGCATGTGGATTTCTTGCGCATTGGTAAAGGAACGAAAGTTTCTGTTTCTGTTGCGGTTAGCTTCTTAAACGAAGATACATGCCCAGGCCTTAAAAAGGGTGGTGCGCTTAACGTTGTTCGTCACGAACTTGAACTAACATGTGCTCCAAATGCAATTCCTGAAGTTATTGAAATTGATTTGGCTGAGGCTGATATTGGTTCTTCAATTCACATTTCTGATGTGACGCTTCCTGAAGGTGTGACATCAACGATCACTGATCGTGACTTTACAGTTGCTACAATCGCTAGCTCTGGCCCAACAGAGGCTGAAGAAGACGAAGCTGCTGCTGAAGCTGCTGAAGCTGAAGAAGCTGACGGCGAAGAAGCTGCTTCTGAATAA
- the pth gene encoding aminoacyl-tRNA hydrolase yields MKLLVGLGNPGKDYARNRHNIGFMVLEEIAKAYNFTPWRSRFKGDTSEGLIDGQKCLLLKPQTFMNLSGEAVQAASSFYKIDLDDTIVFHDEIDLPPAKIKIKTDGGNAGHNGLKSISQHVGNSYVRVRMGVGRPIQKSQVANFVLKDFSKDDADWLEDALRSHVRHAGLLVSDRHSDFIKMVSDDLSAYAPKKAKKPKTENKTIQKPQSPEGVVVKKEKHRSRNKDKSGDKTAEPQQADKTDKSALSAALDKWLNKGDEK; encoded by the coding sequence ATGAAGCTCCTAGTTGGACTTGGAAATCCGGGTAAAGATTATGCCCGCAATCGTCATAATATCGGGTTTATGGTTCTTGAAGAAATTGCCAAGGCGTATAACTTTACGCCTTGGCGTTCTCGTTTTAAAGGGGACACTTCTGAAGGTCTTATTGACGGTCAAAAATGCTTGTTACTCAAACCACAAACCTTCATGAACCTTTCTGGCGAGGCGGTGCAAGCGGCAAGCTCTTTTTATAAAATTGATTTAGACGATACCATTGTCTTTCATGATGAAATTGATTTACCGCCTGCCAAAATCAAAATTAAAACTGATGGTGGCAATGCCGGTCATAATGGTCTGAAATCGATTAGCCAACATGTTGGTAATTCTTATGTGCGCGTGCGGATGGGTGTTGGTCGGCCAATTCAAAAATCGCAAGTTGCCAATTTTGTTTTAAAAGATTTTTCCAAAGATGATGCGGACTGGCTAGAAGATGCTCTTCGCTCGCATGTGCGCCATGCTGGATTGTTGGTATCGGACCGGCACTCTGATTTTATAAAAATGGTCAGTGATGACTTAAGTGCTTATGCGCCCAAAAAAGCTAAAAAGCCTAAGACTGAGAACAAGACAATACAAAAGCCTCAATCACCTGAGGGTGTTGTTGTGAAAAAAGAAAAACATCGTAGCCGTAACAAAGACAAAAGCGGTGATAAAACAGCTGAACCTCAACAAGCTGATAAAACAGACAAAAGCGCACTTAGTGCAGCTTTAGACAAATGGTTAAACAAGGGAGATGAAAAGTAA